One segment of Pogoniulus pusillus isolate bPogPus1 chromosome 26, bPogPus1.pri, whole genome shotgun sequence DNA contains the following:
- the ABCC5 gene encoding ATP-binding cassette sub-family C member 5 isoform X5, whose protein sequence is MKDIDIGKEYIIPSPGYRSVRERANSVQHEEQEGSQFQHAKHKQVECQDALEAAARAEGLPLDTSVHSQLRMLDEEHHKGKYHHGLNALKPIRTTSKHQHPVDNAGLFSCMTFSWLTPLAHRAYKKGELLMDDVWSLSRHESSDVNCRRLERLWQEELKENGPDDASLRRVVWIFCRTRLIISIVCLMITQLAGFSGPAFVVKHLLEYTQQSESNLQYSLFLVFGIFMTEVVRSWSLALTWALNYRTGVRLRGAVLTMAFKKILKLKNIKEKSLGELINVCSNDGLRMFEAAAVGSLLAGGPIVAILGMVYNVIILGPTGFLGSAVFILFYPAMMFVSRLTAYFRRKCVSTTDERVQKMNEVLNYIKFIKMYAWVKPFSQNVQKIREEERKILERAGYFQSITVGVAPIVVVIASVVTFSVHMILGYDLTAAQAFTVVTVFNSMTFALKVTPFSVKSLSEASVSVDRFKLPPTV, encoded by the exons CAGGTTGAGTGCCAAGATGCTTTGGAAGCAGCTGCTCGGGCAGAGGGCCTGCCGCTGGACACCTCTGTGCATTCCCAGCTGAGAATGCTGGATGAAGAGCATCATAAGGGCAAATACCACCATGGCTTGAATGCACTGAAGCCCATACGGACTACTTCCAA ACACCAGCACCCTGTTGATAATGCTGGGCTTTTCTCCTGCATGACCTTCTCCTGGCTCACTCCTTTGGCCCACAGAGCGTACAAGAAAGGGGAATTGCTAATGGATGATGTATGGTCTTTATCAAGGCATGAGTCTTCAGATGTCAATTGTAGAAG ACTGGAGAGATTGTGGCAGGAAGAACTGAAGGAAAATGGTCCTGATGATGCCTCTCTCCGGAGGGTTGTGTGGATTTTCTGTCGTACCAGGCTCATCATTTCCATAGTGTGTCTGATGATCACGCAGCTGGCGGGTTTTAGTGGACCA GCGTTCGTTGTGAAACACCTCTTGGAGTATACCCAGCAGAGTGAGTCCAACCTGCAGTACAGCTTGTTTTTAGTTTTTGGCATCTTTATGACCGAAGTAGTGCGATCTTGGTCCCTCGCGCTGACCTGGGCTTTGAACTACCGCACGGGGGTCAGGCTGCGTGGAGCTGTCCTCACTATGGCCTTTAAGAAAATTCTTAAGCTGAAGAACATCAAGGAGAAGTCTCTCGGAGAG CTCATTAATGTATGTTCCAATGATGGTCTAAGGATGTttgaagctgcagcagttggCAGTTTGTTGGCTGGAGGCCCTATTGTGGCCATCTTAGGAATGGTTTATAATGTGATTATTCTGGGTCCAACTGGCTTCTTGGGTTCTGCTGTCTTCATCCTTTTCTACCCAGCAATG ATGTTTGTGTCACGCCTCACAGCTTATTTCAGAAGAAAGTGTGTGTCAACTACAGATGAGCGTGTGCAGAAGATGAACGAAGTTCTTAATTACATTAAGTTCATTAAAATGTATGCCTGGGTCAAGCCATTTTCTCAGAACGTTCAGA AAATCCGTGAGGAAGAACGGAAGATCTTGGAGCGTGCAGGCTACTTCCAGAGCATCACCGTGGGTGTAGCTCCCATAGTTGTAGTCATTGCCAGTGTGGTGACATTTTCTGTCCATATGATCCTTGGCTATGATCTTACAGCAGCTCAG GCATTCACAGTGGTCACTGTCTTCAATTCAATGACTTTTGCTCTAAAAGTAACACCTTTCTCAGTGAAGTCTCTCTCTGAGGCATCGGTTTCTGTTGACAGATTTAAG CTTCCTCCTACTGTATAG